Proteins encoded in a region of the Flammeovirga yaeyamensis genome:
- a CDS encoding glucoamylase family protein codes for MKKYLWTSLLFIFTSFLLWGCNEDEQNQEKLSDEELMETVQKQTFKYFWDYGHPLAGLARERSNGNDDIVTTGGSGFGIMAIIVGIERGYITREEGTKRLIQIYEFLNKSDQFHGAFPHWYDGSTGKAFSFSKKDNGGDLVETAFLVQGIITSRNYFNQNNEEEKELRKLATSLWEGVDWDWYRNGTENLYWHWSPNYDFQMNMPLYGFNETQIVYLLAAASPTHQIDPSIYKSCWENGTDRYQLSLEKDSAKPLFWAHYSYIGLDPKFKDGNSEKSYFQLMKERTLENRLWCINQKDKYPNYGEKEWGLTASDDPFRGYMAHEPTTNLDNGTISPTAALSSIVYTPKESLEVMRHLYETKPKLWGEYGFKDAYNLSNNDWYAESYLAIDQGPIITMIENYRTGLLWKYFMMDEDIKTGIQRLNWTFEQ; via the coding sequence TGCAATGAAGATGAACAAAATCAAGAAAAGCTTTCTGATGAAGAATTAATGGAAACTGTCCAAAAACAAACTTTTAAATATTTCTGGGATTATGGACATCCGCTTGCGGGATTAGCAAGGGAACGTAGCAATGGTAATGACGATATTGTTACCACAGGCGGTTCTGGATTTGGGATTATGGCCATTATTGTAGGTATAGAACGTGGATATATTACTCGAGAAGAAGGAACAAAACGATTGATTCAAATCTATGAGTTTCTAAACAAATCAGATCAGTTTCATGGTGCATTTCCACATTGGTACGATGGATCTACAGGTAAAGCATTTTCATTTTCTAAAAAAGATAATGGTGGAGATTTAGTGGAAACCGCATTTCTAGTTCAAGGAATTATTACCTCTCGTAATTATTTCAATCAGAATAATGAGGAAGAAAAAGAACTTAGAAAATTGGCAACTTCTTTATGGGAAGGTGTCGATTGGGATTGGTATAGAAACGGTACTGAAAATTTATATTGGCACTGGTCTCCAAACTATGACTTCCAAATGAATATGCCTTTATATGGTTTTAACGAAACGCAAATTGTGTATTTATTGGCAGCAGCCTCACCAACACATCAAATTGATCCTAGTATTTATAAATCGTGCTGGGAAAATGGTACGGATCGATATCAATTAAGCTTAGAGAAAGATTCTGCCAAACCGTTGTTCTGGGCACATTACTCTTATATTGGTTTAGATCCTAAGTTTAAAGACGGAAATTCAGAAAAATCATACTTTCAATTAATGAAAGAAAGAACTTTAGAGAATAGACTTTGGTGTATCAATCAGAAAGATAAATACCCTAATTATGGAGAAAAAGAATGGGGTTTAACCGCTAGTGATGACCCTTTCCGTGGGTATATGGCACATGAACCAACGACCAACTTAGATAATGGTACAATTTCTCCAACGGCAGCTTTATCGTCGATTGTTTATACTCCAAAAGAATCTCTTGAGGTAATGCGACACTTATATGAGACAAAACCTAAACTATGGGGTGAATATGGCTTTAAAGATGCCTACAACCTATCCAACAACGATTGGTATGCTGAATCTTATTTAGCCATTGATCAAGGACCGATTATCACTATGATTGAAAATTACAGAACTGGACTTTTATGGAAATATTTTATGATGGACGAGGATATAAAAACAGGAATTCAAAGGTTGAATTGGACTTTTGAGCAATAA